The sequence below is a genomic window from Rhizobium sp. NXC14.
CGCTGAGGTCTCCACCGCACCGATCTGGATCGGCAGCGGCCGGCGGGACAGGGCCGGCCCGAGGGCGACGAAATTGCCGCGCTTCAGATCCCGGAACATTTCCGCCTGGCGCCGGTCCATGCCGAGCAGGTCGGCTGCGCGCGCCATGTCGATATCGAGGAAGGTGCGGCCCATCAGGAAGTTCGAAGCTTCGGCCGCGACGTTCTTTGCGAGCTTGGCGAGCCGCTGCGTCGCGATCACCCCAGCAAGACCGCGCTTGCGGCCGCGGCACATCAGATTGGTCATCGCGCCCAAGGACATCTTGCGCGCATCTTCCGAGACGTCTCCGCCGACCGACGGCGCAAACATCTGCGCCTCGTCCACGACGACCAGAACGGGATACCAATATTCGCGATCGGCATCGAACATGCCGTTGAGGAAGGCGGCGGCAGCGCGCATCTGCTGCTCGATATCGAGACCTTCGAGCGTCAGAACGCAGGAAACGCGATGCTGGCGGATGCGGTTGGCGATGCCTGCCAGTTCCGCCTCGGTGCGTTCGCCGTCGACGACGATATGGCCGAACCTGTCGCTGAGGGTGACGAAATCACCTTCGGGATCGATGATGACCTGCTGCACCCATTGGGCTGATTGCTCGAGTAGACGGCGGAGGAGATGCGATTTGCCGGAGCCTGAATTGCCTTGCACGAGCAGACGGGTCGCCAGCAGCTCCTCGATATCGAGCGTCGCCGGAGCGCCGGACGCCAATCCCATATCGATGCCAACCTGCAATGCTGATCCTCGCGGCGAAGAGACTCACATGAATGAAGTGCCATTCTTCCGAAACGGCAACACTCCGTCTATCAAAGAATAGACAGTTTTTCAGGGCCGAATTTCGCCAACTCACAGGACAATTCCGCTCACGCCCTCAGGCCGAATCCCTGCATCAGCCGCCGCGTGGCAAAATCGGGCTTGCCTGACGTGAAGACTGAAAAGTCGAAATTATCCGGATGCACGGCATCGGCAACCAGCGGCACCAGCGTGCGGGCGCGCCGCGCGATTGCCTCG
It includes:
- a CDS encoding ATP-binding protein, producing the protein MQVGIDMGLASGAPATLDIEELLATRLLVQGNSGSGKSHLLRRLLEQSAQWVQQVIIDPEGDFVTLSDRFGHIVVDGERTEAELAGIANRIRQHRVSCVLTLEGLDIEQQMRAAAAFLNGMFDADREYWYPVLVVVDEAQMFAPSVGGDVSEDARKMSLGAMTNLMCRGRKRGLAGVIATQRLAKLAKNVAAEASNFLMGRTFLDIDMARAADLLGMDRRQAEMFRDLKRGNFVALGPALSRRPLPIQIGAVETSARSSSPKLMPLPDAPQDVEDLIFTPDPEEFQRPIMRRAPPAPRPTTDILAELSRSTPAASPAPVEARASQVEISPEEREERLAGVLAEILDDPASGFRTDSVLYQDFLVRLRMRRVPGPPIALPDFRRRVAISRSGVDAATAGTEAWATALSLSARVTDDLQGVFLMLAKAAVCDEPCPSDARIARAYGTHSARRARRLLGYFEEQGIVVVHTDFSGKRIVAFPDMNCQTAPGDANAPDTGDQPLAAE